A stretch of the Taeniopygia guttata chromosome 37, bTaeGut7.mat, whole genome shotgun sequence genome encodes the following:
- the LOC140681533 gene encoding olfactory receptor 14A16-like — translation MSNSSSISHFLLLALADTRQLQLLHFCLFLGISLAALLGNGLTISAVACGHHLHTPMFFFLLNLALSDLGSICTTVPKAMHNSLWDTRNISYAGCAAQLFFFLFFTSAEFCLLTIMCYDRYVSICKPLHYGTLLGSRACAHMAAAAWASAFLYSLLHTANTFSLPLCHGNALGQFFCEIPQILKISCSKSYLRELGLIAVSACLVFGCFVFIVFSYVQIFRAVLRIPSEQGQHKAFSTCLPHLAVVSLFISTGVFTYLKSPLMSSPSLDLALSVLYSVVPPALNPLIYSLRNRELKAAVWRLMTGCFQGH, via the coding sequence atgtccaacagcagctccatcagccacttcctcctgctggcactggcagacacgcggcaactgcagctcctgcacttctgcctcttcctgggcatctccctggctgccctcctgggaaACGGCCTCaccatcagcgccgtagcctgcggccaccacctgcacacgcccatgttcttcttcctgctcaacctggccctcagcgacctgggctccatctgcaccactgtccccaaagccatgcacaattccctctgggacaccaggaacatctcctacgcaggatgtgctgcacagctctttttctttctcttcttcaccTCAGCAGAGTTTTGCCTCCTGACtatcatgtgctacgaccgctacgtgtccatctgcaaacccctgcactacgggaccctcctgggcagcagagcttgtgcccacatggcagcagctgcctgggccagtgcctttctctattcactgctgcacacagccaatacattttccctgcccctgtgccatggcaatgccctgggccagttcttctgtgaaatcccacagatcctcaagatctcctgctccaaatcctatctcaggGAACTCGGGCTCATTGCTGTTAGTGCCTGTTTGGTATTCGGATGTTTTGTGTTCAtagttttctcctatgtgcagatcttcagggctgtgctgaggatcccctctgagcagggacagcacaaagccttttccacctgcctccctcacctggccgtggtctcaCTGTTTATCAGCACTGGTGTATTTACCTACCTGAAGTCCCCCTTGATgtcttccccatccctggatctggccctgtcagttctgtactcagtggtgcctccagccctgaaccccctcatctacagcctgaggaaccgggagctcaaggctgcagtgtggagactcATGACTGGGTGCTTTCAGGGACATtga